From Dreissena polymorpha isolate Duluth1 chromosome 15, UMN_Dpol_1.0, whole genome shotgun sequence, a single genomic window includes:
- the LOC127859697 gene encoding uncharacterized protein LOC127859697 has product MTHTVSGRECQLWRLDTPNKHNYNDGQRFANGEIVTEAKNYCRDPDGEGTLWCYTNDPGRRWEYCPVPMCTAGSHLPEMDKTVSGPCKTGWTEISNTGACVIRGQENLIFADADSACRREEAFIFLPKTDGGVDENGTSPNHTGVSMLVKKGNMSLDNNVCVAVDGTKFELNQQKCLDRLPYYCSTPASVFSGFWMSWSGGNIKVGNETKIGRNVFMEVRTSDFIPETFSIGTPTGFGGEWKVPKEQSTVTSAPSSTAVTPDDRVNLAFDKRANQISTAHDGGAAKAVDGCTDGTYYNYCCTHTEIEDGPWWEVDLGGDFPIKEIVVYNRKDCCSERLDGFVTRISSVNGSTNDADIVYKEDSQEDVPYVTRIPAQGLRGRFVQVSIPNKRQFLTLYSDVAKCEKGWQVAPTADKCYHVMRVPMAHTKAVEVCDQLEARIALPTAPEEELYFIVAFPS; this is encoded by the exons ATGACACACACGGTCAGTGGGCGTGAATGTCAGTTATGGAGGCTCGACACTCCTAACAAGCACAATTACAACGATGGACAAAGATTCGCTAACGGTGAAATTGTCACTGAGGCGAAGAACTACTGCAGAGACCCTGACGGCGAAGGGACACTTTGGTGCTACACGAACGACCCCGGCCGACGTTGGGAGTACTGTCCTGTTCCTATGTGCACGG CTGGGTCGCATTTACCGGAAATGGACAAAACGGTCAGTGGTCCGTGCAAGACGGGATGGACAGAGATTAGCAACACCGGGGCATGTGTAATACGAGGACAAGAAAATCTGATATTTGCCGACGCAGACAGCGCATGCAGAAGAGAAGAAGCTTTTATATTTCTTCCCAAGACAGATGGCGGAGTAGATG AGAATGGGACGTCGCCCAACCATACAGGGGTATCAATGCTAGTCAAGAAAG GGAATATGTCTCTTGATAACAATGTCTGTGTGGCTGTAGATGGAACTAAGTTTGAACTTAACCAACAAAAGTGTCTCGATCGACTTCCTTACTATTGTTCTACTCCAG CATCCGTCTTCAGTGGTTTTTGGATGTCTTGGTCAGGTGGTAACATAAAAGTTGGCAATGAAACCAAAATTGGCCGCAATGTGTTCATGGAAGTCCGGACTTCCGACTTCATACCAGAGACATTCAGTATAGGAACCCCGACTGGTTTTGGAGGTGAATGGAAGGTTCCGAAAG AACAATCTACCGTAACAAGTGCGCCTAGCAGTACTGCAGTCACACCAGATGACCGAG TGAATCTGGCTTTCGATAAGAGGGCAAACCAGATCAGCACGGCCCACGACGGCGGGGCGGCAAAGGCAGTTGACGGCTGTACTGACGGCACGTACTATAACTATTGCTGCACGCACACGGAGATAGAAGATGGCCCCTGGTGGGAGGTGGACTTAGGCGGTGACTTCCCTATCAAGGAGATAGTGGTCTACAACAGAAAGGATT GTTGCTCAGAGAGATTGGACGGGTTTGTCACGCGCATAAGTTCTGTGAATGGTAGCACTAATGACGCTGACATCGTCTACAAAGAAGACTCGCAGGAAGATGTCCCTTACGTGACACGGATTCCTGCGCAAGGACTACGCGGAAG GTTTGTTCAAGTATCGATTCCCAATAAGCGACAATTTTTAACGCTAT ATTCGGACGTAGCAAAGTGTGAGAAAGGTTGGCAAGTGGCGCCGACAGCCGACAAGTGCTACCACGTCATGCGTGTGCCAATGGCGCACACAAAGGCCGTGGAGGTGTGTGACCAGCTTGAGGCACGTATTGCACTGCCAACAGCGCCTGAGGAAGAGCTCTATTT cattgttGCTTTCCCTAGCTGA